gttttcttttaacttgttttcttctttagttagaaagttgagacaGGAAATTGTATTGACTTGGAGGATAACATATGATACCTTTCACCTTGCTTAGATAACTGATGCAGATGTTTCAAAGGAAGCTACACCTGATGAATACATCAAGAAAATACTGCCCCTCCTCTTACGCAATCGAGTTGTTCATTTTCTAGGATATGGAAATAGACTCGGCTTTGACCCATTGCCTTATGAACTTCAGGTGAAGagctttctttaatttttctattgGCTGTAAGGTTTATGTAAGCTTGGAATGACATCTACAAGTTAATGTCTAGTTTGTGCTTCAAATGCTTCAGACATTGTAAAAATTGTCAATGATGGTATGttagttttttatattcttgtttatagTACAAATTTGTATTTTGTTGCAGAGACTAAGGTGCAAGTGCAACTTCCATGCCTTAAAGTTTGTTCCAAAGATTCAACAAATTGGTTCTTTACTGGTTAGACGGATTCGGAGGTATGATTTTGCTAGGAGCACATTGGACAAGCAACTTCTTGGAAACTTAATCCCTCATGTTCCCTTGAGACACCACCATACATCAGAAGGCCCTTCCAAGTACCTTGCTTTGCATTTAAGGTTTGAGATTGATATGGTGGCCTACTCTATGTGTGAGTTTGGTGGTGGAGAAACTGAGAGAAGGGAACTAAGAACTTATCGAGAAGTCCATTTTCCTTTACTTCTTGAGCGTCTGAAGAAATCAAAGTATAGTTTCTGCTGTATAGCAGTTCCACCATCTGTTTTGACATAGTTTGTGTGAAAGTTCAATTGACAATATTTTGGTGATGTCTGCAGGCCTCTTTCTCCCGAGGAGCTAAGAAAGACGGGAAAATGTCCATTGACACCAGAAGAAGCAGCACTAGTTCTCGCTGGCCTCGGTTTCAGACATGGAACATACATCTATCTTGCTGGTTCTGACATATATGGAGGCCAATCAAGGATGCAAGCTTTAACTACCCTCTTCCCCAACCTAGTGACCAAGGAAGATCTTCTCACACCAAGTGAACTAGCACCATTTAGAAACTTTTCTTCTCAAGTAAGTTGCTTCTTATTTAAGTGACGGGGGTATCTATAAACCACACACACACCTTATGTGCGACTCTAACAACAAAAGCTATCACTCTTAATGCAGCTTGCGGCATTAGACTTCATCGCGTGTGGAACATCTGATGTGTTTGCCATGACGGACTCAGGAAGTCAGCTATCATCCCTCGTGTCGGGGTTCAGAACATACTATGGTGGTGGTCATGCTCCCACATTGAGGCCTAGCAAGAAGAGGCTTTCTGCAATTTTGTCAAGAAATAAGACCATAGGATGGCACAATTTCGAGGGAAAGATAAGAAAGATGATTGATGAAGGTCAGAGAATGCAGGTAAGAGGTTTGGGTCGTAGCATTTATAGACACCCGAGATGCAAAGAGTGCATGTGCAGGCATTAGGGAGGGTGGTCGTAGTTTCCCCTCAACAGCTCGAATTCATTCTCCAACATTGAATTGTTTGTCCACTTTTGTATCATATCCCGGGGGAAAAAGTGCAGGAGGATAGGAAACTAGTCCCATGCATACTATGACTCTAATTTTTGGTGAATATAAAGCAACTATGTCGTTACAATTCCTTCTTACTTTTTCTGTCATCGCGAAAATTAGGAAGGGATAAGGTAATCGGAGAAGAGCAGAGTAAGGGTTGAATGGAAGAAACATTCTTTACAGAAAATCTTCTAATtacaaataaatgaataaatattcaTGTCAACTGATGTCTAATAGAGTCTGTTCtttgattcaaatatatcaAAGAACTTTTTGTCATCGAGAAAATTAGGAAGGGTTATATAAGGTAATCATAGGAAGTAGAGTAAGGATTTGAATGGAACAAACATTCTTTTAAGAAAATCTTCTCATTATGCCAAAATAGGCCTGGACATTTTTTACTACAAATTAATGAATAAATATTCATGTCAACTGATGTCTACTTCCTAAGATTTCATCACAACTGCCTACACAGGAGTTTGTTCtttgattcaaatatatcattAGGGGTCAAACCCTGAGATCAAACTCTTCTCATATTTCACTTGAATGGAACAAACATTCTTTTAAGAAAATCTTCTCATTATGCCAAAATAGGCCTTGACATTTTTTACtacaaataaatgaataaatattcaTGTCAACTGATGTCTACTTCCTAAGATTTCATCACAACTGCCTACACAGAGTTTGTTCtttgattcaaatatatcattAGGGGTCAAACCCTGAGATCAAACTCTTCTCATATTTCACTTTCACCTCCTTCCTTCTGGTTCAGATAAATCACTAACCCAATCATGAAGGAGGAAAGAAACGGTTGAGATTAAAAGGGAGGGTGTAAAATTCTTCATTTCTACTATCACCCTTAAATGTCCTGAACTTCACCCACCATGGCATTCCCCTATCTTTGGCACTGTCCTTGTAGTCCAGTGTGTTGTCGAGAAATACAGCAACCATCATGGCCACAGTTGGGGACGACAGAAAGATAGTGTtgagaaaatcattgaactGCATGTTTCCAAGAGAACAAGATATCAGTTACTAATGACTATGGAAAATTTATAAGTTCAGAAATTTAATCATAATATATTTGACTCACCCATCCAGCCTTAGTGTGAGAAGGACCATGAAAAGCAGCAGTGGTGTATTCCCTGAAGTACTCGGGAATAGACAACCCGAGGAAGAGAGAAACGCCAGCAATGAAGAGGTTTCTCATTGAGTTCATGTTTGTGAACTGCAGAAATGACAACCCCACAGAAGCTGGAAATAAAAGAAATGTATGTCAGATGGGGAAAATAGACAGAGATCTGCAGAAGAATGTTGTAGGAGTGGAGTTTTAGTAAGGATTCTCACCAACAAGACCGAACAAGACACAATACACAGCAGCAAATATTGGAAAAGGAATTGATGCAAATAATGCTCCAAATTTGCCTACAAATGTCAAAATAATGAAGTATGAGGAACCAAGTCGAGACTAGCTGAAAGATGTTTTCAGGTGCAGTGGAGCCCAGAGAAGATCACCAACCTAACATTGAGAAGAAGATCATAAAGCCAGCAGAAATTTGGATAACTCTGCGGCTACCCACACGAGTGCTTCCAAGAAGTCCCACATTCTCACTGTTAATCATAAAAGATATGTTAAACCAAGACACAATTCACATTGCATACAAGTAATTTAGGACTTGAGTTACTAACATAGAAACTGTGGATCCAGTAGCAGTCCCAAAAAGTCCACTAAACAGGATACCAATACCCTGCAAAAAAAAAGTAGTTACAACATCAGTATATAGATCTCCCAAAATTTCATGTAATATGAGCCTCTTGCATGATTTCTTTTCCAAGAAgaaatatcatcaaaacattgaAAACTGACACCATGTTTTCTGCAGTTGGAGTTGTATAACTTCTTGTTTAGGTCCTCACATAAACACTACTGACCTAAAAGGTTCCATTCTGCGCTTAAAATTGTATAACTAAGGCCTATAGATGTTCCAGGTATGATTAGATGCCAAAGGCTCGATTGCTTGAAAAAGGACACCAGGTGGAATTCAACCACAAATGATGAATGTATGTACTATCATAAGTAGTATATGTATTTCGGATATCCAGTTCAAGAGAATTTTTGTTTTAATCACACTTGAAATAACAAAATTTAGAGGTGAGATTTGGAAAAGGTTAGAAGTTCTGGGCTGTTAGCATCATCTATTTATTGATATGTGACATTAACATATATAAATTTCTGAAGATAGCATGTTTGTTAATTTACTGCACAAACCTGCCAGCCAATGCCACGACTGAGAACATGAGCTGGGGGTGGTGTAGCACTTGCTAAACGAGATGCTGCTTTATATGCTCCAGTTGACTGAAGACAAAAGAGTAAGACTTAGCTCTGTACGAAATGGACAAAATATGATTAAGGTATCAATTTTATTCAGGTTTAACCTCAATCAAGGAGACAAGTACAGCAGCCATCATTCCAAAAgcatgaccagcatcaaaagtaGGAGCACCCCACTGAAGTGGATATGGGATTTTTATCCTGAATACCAAAGTGGAGAAAAGATTATAATTGCTTTAATCCTAAAAACTTATGAGGAAAATATTTATCGTTTATCACAATCTGCTGAAAACTATAGAGTGTCTATATACACGCAACATTCATCTGAAAAGTAATAGGTGAAATTGGATATACCATGGTGCAGCAGAAATGAGGTTCGCTCTATCGGTGCGACAGTGTTTTTGGGTAGCCTCTGGGCGATGTCTGTAAGCACCACTGGCGGTCAGAAGGTGCGCATAAGCCCAAATAACTGTGATTGTGATAATTAGAGCAAATCGTTCCATCACCGGCCACTGCCTAAACTGGAAGTTTTTCAAATACTGGGCAAAAGATGAACAATTCATCAGACAATCATTTTGAAGTTCCCTTGCATTTAACACTTATGAAACAGATGACAGAAAAGTTTCGAATTAGTGCTCTATTCATAATTCTCGTCGTTGTAAAAAAAGACTGACTTGCCAATTAGTTCACATTTTCTGGACCAAAAAatgccaaattaaaggtcaAAAAACTAACATACCTGAGAGAAgatcacaaataaaatgaacATTGGTACACCAATTTCAACACACTGTCCAGCCTGTTATAAATTTGCACAAGCACAAAGCAGTAATCAGCGTAAGCTGACCAAGATTACAACATTATTGATACAATGGATAACAATAATCTTTTGTTTTCGATAGATGATCCTCAACCTACCTCTGGGAAACCCCTGTCAAAAAGACCAAATCCTGCCAGAGCAATTACCGGAACCATTCCCACTGGGCTAAAAAATCTGTAAGTAGTCAGCAAGTCAGTATGTTAACGCCATAAATATGAGAAACAGTACATTATGAGTGAACAAATATAGTTCATCTTTGGGGATAATTTGCACCTGGAACAAATAGCCCAGAGTTGACTATAGCCCAAAATTATCTGAACACTTGATGCTACTATCAATGCTCCCTGAATTGCTCTCATTGTACTTAGGAATCTCTACAAGTAAGgatgaaaacaaaaattaagaaatactcTAAGTTTTCTCTAGAAGAATATTTATAAGTCGAGAAATGGTTAATAAATTTGCACTCTTTGACAGTGTAGTGCAAATATACCTTACCCTATAGCAAAACGCTACAATCACGTATCTACATCGAAGGGTATTCGCAAGATTATTTTGCTTTGAAATGGATGCATATTGAGTTAATCATACACAGACTACAGCATTATTATCAGCAGCACGACACAGTTGTGATAAAGCCGATCGATAAATTACATACATCATACTGACAGTTAATCAACAAAATCACCTACTATTCTCAATGTTACTTACTTCATGAGGATCAGTAATCCTAGTCAATGACGAATCGTGGATTATGGAAATTATTGGTACTGCAAAAGCCCATGACCCTCCAATTACAGTAGGTAAACGGGTTCCAAATAAAGTCTGTAGAAGTGTATTAATTCCTTCAACAAAAAGCAGGGTCTGCACCACCCTCACTTTGTCACCCTGACATTTAAGAATCAAAAATACCACCAAATAAGAGCACACCAACTCAGAAATCATAGAAACCAACATGATCAATTCTCCAGATTCTTCAACCAAAAACCAATAGTTTCTtaattcatactttaatttgtttgtcctacttttctttttagtctatTTTTTAAGAATGCTCTTTACTTTTTTgcaactctttaattctaactttccacGTCACATGTTTAACACCACAAGattcaagaaaattatttactttcttaaactacTTATCAagtcaaaataaagaaattgaaacagagggagtaGTTTTTTCTTTCTCCAAGTTAATTGAAATTCAAATCTGAGACGAATAAGGTTCagttttttaattcttttgactgtaaaatttttatattattactcATGAAAGACTTGttatatgattttcaaattcCAATCAATGAAAACACGTGAACTTAgacagaaggaaaaaaaaaacatgaaaaacttgagCTAAACTAGCTTACATCATTTCCACCCATCAAAGGAACAAGAAATGAAGGAATCATAACAGCAGTTCCTAATGCCAAGATGTAATGCTGAAAGCCCAAAGCAATAGCTTCCCCTGTTTCACACATCCAAATTCAATTCTCAGATTCATctcatgcaaaaaaaaaaaagaaatcaaacaGGAATGATGAAAACAAGCTCATTCATTTAAAAAGATTCAATCTTTTTCATACCCCAAGAAGGATTAGAGTCTATACAATATTCCAAACCCTGAAGCTGGTCCATTGGAGGATGACTGATTTCTTCAGGTTTAGGAGGAGCTGCCATTGCCTAACAAAAACAATCTTTTTCcaccaaaatctcaaatgaaGCAAGAAAGATGTATACTTGTTCAATCCAAGTGAGGTTTTAGTGAATCAATGAGATAACAAAGTAAAAGCTGTAAACAAACAAAGACAGTGAAAtaacaaggaaaaaaaaaggtgaTTGGAGAGAGaacaaagaaagagagagagagagagagagagaagtcAAGATGATGTGATGTGTATctgtttatttatatattgagagatagaaggaagaaaaaaagattCAGCAGCACCTGCAACCCACTCTTTGAAAGTGAATTTTTACTTAGATTTAAGGTTTATTTAGTGTTCTTTGTCTTCGATTGTGTGTGAAAGTGTCCGTTactcttttttttggtttattcCGGAAATGCCCCTTAAGGAACTTCCAAAGACACCTCATGTTACCGTTACTTTCTGGTCTTTGCCGgactgtattttatttttttgttctgCACCCTCGTAATTTTCCATCTTTTAATCCAAACCCCTTGTGATTTTGTACTTTTCTTAAAGAAATTACGAGTCATTTGTAGGGGTTTGCAAAAATTAAATCGACTAATAAAtcgaattgaaaaaaatattattgggttaatgagtttttaatggttttataaaaaaaatatcgaaTTATCGGTTCATTATCAATTTTTAGTATTGGGTTATTGGATAAatcgataacccattaagaaaGTAGTATTGTACTACTTTACTCTtcgtaaatattaaatattagtaataatttaacataataGTATGTTATAGTCTTCACGGTACTTTTGTTTCACACTACGCCGCTTTAGTCTTTACACAAAATCTAAAGATTAAAGTAAGAACTAAGATTGTTCAAGATTGTCTTGTTTAAatgcttagttttagttttagttttagttttactTTGTAATTGTAGTTTTTGCAAGTTTGTAAACGTATGTAATTTGATTAAcataaaaaatttcatattatgTTTTGGTTGTAACATGTAATTGTAGCCTTCGTAATACATATGTTCTTATTGATGCAATTTCTCATTATCTTTTTTGTTTCAGTATATATCAAAGCATTTACAAGCTTACCGAAAAATATTAGAGAAGTGTgaagtcatatatttattttatgagcattttcttattgggtaaaccgaAAACCTAATCATTAATgatcaaaaattgataaattaaaaaccgataaaaatatcttattgatttagcgtatttaaaaattgaaaatcgaTAAACCGAACCGATAATATATAAAACCGAACCGAACCGACTGATGTACACCCCTAGTCATTTGTGAGCTAGTAAAGAGAGGTAATTTATTTATGAATTCATTTCTATATAAGTTATATACGTTTAATACCAAGTTAGAAAGTAAGttattcatatataaaattaatatgatatttgattTGTAATTTACAAATCCACATTATTAttacatgtataagttatgagaaAATTGATGTATTATcttatatgaaataaaagatggAATAGTTAGTACTTGTATAACTAATAACGACATGATTCGTCAACAAGAGTTGTGGTGTATTCAAAAATGTTGTATACATTATATTATCATTTTGGAAGTTAGTTACACTGTTAGTTACACGTGCACAGTGCAGTAAAGGCAGTGAAGAAATGTGCACATGGTTAGTTACATAGTGCACATGGCTGCACATGGCCAGCTAGTTGTTAGTTAGAAGATATTTTGTTTGTAATTCACCATTGCTATAAAGCTAATGTACAACTCATTCAAGAGagttagataaataaaaaagaaaatactcagCCTCTCTCTTCTACTTCCTTCTATGTTTCTTCTCTAGCTTGTAATGGAGTTTTGAGCTCTTAAAGCTCACATtttatcatggtatcagagcattcgATGCTGGCTGACTAGAGTTAGATTGATAGAGTTTAGTTCTCTATTAGATAATAGCTTGATTTGTTACTAAATTTTGCAGAAATGGCAATCACAAAGATTGATTAAAACGATCCTCTGTACATTGGCCCTTCAGATACCTCTGGTGATGTACTAATTCTAATCAAGCTTGTTGGATTCGAAAACTATGGACTTTGGAGTAGGTTAATGAGGATCGCACTATTGGGAAAAAGAAAGTATGGTTTCGTGATAGGTGCCTACACTAAGACACTATACAGAGAAGAGTTTCATGAGCAATGGGAGACTTGTAATGTAGTTATTCTCTCATGGTTGATGAACACAGTCAGTGAAGAGCTTCTCAGTGGTATTGTTTATGCCACAACTACATTCCCAGTTTGGGCAGATCTGAAAGAAAGATTTGACAAGGTGAATCGCATGAGAATATATCAATTACATAGGGAGATTACTACACTTGCACAAGGCACAAATTCTATATCTGATTACTTTACCAAATTGAAGACATTATGGAATGAGTATGATATAGTGATACCAAGTCTTTGTTGCTTATGTCCTCAATCAAAGGAATATGTGGACCACCTGCAACAACTAAGATTGATTCAATTTCTGAGTGGTCTAAAAGAAGCATATGATCAGGCTAAAAGACAGATTTTGCTGAAGGGAGCTACACCATCTATCAATCAAGTTTATGCTATGATCATTAAAGACGAGATTCAACACACAACTTGCATGTCTAATATAGTTGAAAAACAGATTCTGTAATAATGAATGTGAACAAGAGCCAAGAAAAGAAGTATTACAAAGGAAAGAAATGTGAATATTGTCACTTCACTGGTCATACCAAAGAGAATTGCTACAAGCTAATTGGCTATCCAGCTGATTGGAAGCAAAGAAAGAAGTCAGGTTATGGAAAGGGTGGAATGAGGAACAATTCTGATAGCCATGAAGGAGAACAGATCACAACAAATAATCTCAGAAACATAGCCAACTCCTCACATGCTAGCAGTCATAGAGGGGAGGAACACTCAGTAAACAATGTTACCAATAGATAATATGATCATTCCCAGATGACATCAACTAGTCAAATGAAGAATAATCCAATCCCAGCCAAAGGACAAACATTCACTAACAAAGAATATAAACAGATACTGGATATATTAAATAGAGATGTTCAGGAACCTAAACTCAATATGGCAGGTACTGCTACTTGTTTAATGTCAAAAATTCTTCTCAGGAGTGGATAGTAGACTCTAGTGTATCTCATCATGTCATAGCAAACAAACACTTGTTAGCAAAGATTCATGAATTGCTTAAGTCACAGAAGAATCAAATACATTTACCTACAGGTGATAGAGTAGAAATCAATCACGTGGGAGAAGTATCTATATTTGACAAAGAAGTGGTGAAGAATGTCCTATATATACCAGACTTCCAATTCAATCTGTTGTCAGTATCCAAGATCACAAAGGAATTGTCCTGCTTTGTATCATTTTTGctgatttctttattttataggACCTCTTCAGTAGCAAGGTGAAGAGGACTGGTAAGGAAGAAGGTGATCTGTATATATTCAAGAGAGCCctgaaacaaaaaaaagttataCAATGCACTCAGAAAGTGGTAGCTGCAGGAGTAATATTTTTAGATATCAACCTATGGCACTAGAGATTTGGACACCCATCACAACAAACCTTGAGGTCTTTAAATCTAGCTTCCAGCAATAAAAGTAGTGAACCATTAGCTAGTTGTCTTATTTTCCCATTAGCTAAGTAGACAAGACTTACTTTTTCTGTCAATAATTCTAGAGCATGCATGAGATTTAATGTAGTCCATATGGACCTTTGGGGACCCTATAAGACCCATACTTTAGACAAAAAATACTATTTCTAGACTATAGTGGATGACTATAGTAGATTTGTGTGGATTCAATTATTACAGTTGAAATCTGAGACTATTGTGGCTATCAAAACTTTCCTTCAAATGGTCAAGACTCAGTTTGATTCTAATGTTAAAATTGTTAGATCTGATAATGGAACTGAGTTCTTCAGTTCTCAATGTACTGAACTATTTCAAGCTCAAGGAATTCTGTATCAATGTAGTTGTCCTCACATACCACAACAAAATGATATGGTAGAGAGGAAGCACAGACACATTCTTAACACAGCTAAATCCATCAGATTTCAATCATAATTACCCATCAGATATTGGGCTATTGCATTAAGGTTGCAGTATATTTGATCAATAGACTACCTCCCACAGCATTAGACAATAAAAGTCCTTATGAAATGTTCTATTCCAAGCAGCCTAACTTGTCTCATTTAAGGGTCATAGGATGTTTGTGTTATGCTTCTGTGGTTCCAAAAGGAGATAAGTTTTCAGAAAGGGCTATTCTTGTTATTCTACTAGGTTATTCTGAATTATAGAAGGGGTATGTACTATTAGATATCAACTCCAATAAGTGTTTTGTGAATAGAGATGTGGTCTTTCAAGAATCTGTTTTTCCTTTTGTAGATGCATCTCATATTGATACTTCTATAAGTTCCCATGGTTCTCCTTTAGAAGTATTTGATACTCATAACTTGGAAGAAGTTACTGAGGATGTGCTTGAGTCTACTCTTGCTGAGGCTTCTGCAGGCCTTGATACCAGTCATATTACTACTGATTCTACAACCCTTGGTACTAGTCCTACTGCTACTGATGTTAGTGAAGAAGCTATTAATTCTAACTTGCCCATTCCTACAGACCCTCCTATCAGAAAAACCTCCTAAACTCTCAAAGAACCTTCATGGATGAAGGATTATGCTAGCACTACTAAGAAATACAGTATTACCAGCCACCCTCTAGCCAATTCCCTTAGCTATGATAAGGTAACTCCCAGTTATAAGAGCTACTTGAGCAAGGTTTCTACTTGTGTAGAACCTAAAACATTTAGACAGGTTGTTAAAGATGATAAATGGATTCAGGCCATGCAACAAGAGATACAGGCCcttgaagaaaacaaaacataataaatagTTAACTTGCCTAAGGGAATGAACATTATTGGCTCTAAGTGGGTATATAAAGTGAAGTATCAGGTAAATGGTGAGGTAGAAAAGTACAAGGTCAAGCTAGTAGCCAAGGGTTATAGCTAACAAGAAGGGTTGGATTACCAAGATACTTTTTCTTTTGTAGCTAAGATGGTGACAAAAAGGTGTGTAATTGCCTTAGCTGTATCTAAAGGCTGGCCATTATTTCAAATGGATGTTTACAATGCTTTTTTTCAAGGTGAACTAGATGAAGAGGTATACATAGAAATGCCTGAAGGTTTCAAAACACTAGGCACCAACAAAGCGTGCAGGCTACTTAAATCTTTATATGGGATTAAATAAGCATCTAGGCAATGGAATTTAAAACTAACTACTGCCCTTTTGGATGTTGGCCTTACTCAACGCACTCATGATTATTCTTTATTCACACTCAAACAGGACACAAACATGGTCATTGTTCTGGTCTATGTGGATGACTTGCTTATTACAAGCAGCAATGCAGACATGATCAATGCTGCCAAGAATAACTTACACAAGCAGTTCAAGTTGAAGGACCTAGGAGAACTTAAATACTTTCTAGGTATTGAAATTTTAAGATCTTCAGAGGGTTCTATCTTAAATCAAAGGAAGTATATCTTAGAGTTAATCTCTGATGCAGGCCTCATTAGTGCTAAACCTGCCTCTACTCCTCTTGAAACTAATCTAAGACTGACCTCAGTAGAGCATGATCAGGTCACTGGTCTCACTAGAGATGTCACTTCTTATCAAAGGCTAATAGGCAAGCTTCTTTATGCCACAATAACTCGGCTCGACATTAGCTATGCAGTCCAAACACTTAGCCAATTCATGCAGTCCCCTAAAAGGTCTCACTGGAAGGCAGCTACCAGAGTGGTAAGGTACCTTAAGGGCACAGTTGGTCAAGGAGTTTGGTTACACTCTGAACCTAGAACCATGCTCACCTATTGGTGTGACTCCGATTGGCATCCTGTCCCAACACAATGAGATCTATTACATGCTATGTTGTTAAGTTTGGAGAATCTCTGTTT
The sequence above is a segment of the Solanum dulcamara chromosome 11, daSolDulc1.2, whole genome shotgun sequence genome. Coding sequences within it:
- the LOC129873434 gene encoding O-fucosyltransferase 8 isoform X2 gives rise to the protein MGKQGSPKGRRVENYDLDISFGIKEHEFRSLDMQHGGDPPTGRRLSGGDYNWAKVVLAKGMKNNSAKFTPCKGVYVGKRQMWWLHRHIRSIVFTLLLMGFLYLLDSLLFSIFDPAMLQNNFSLQGLSKTEVEMVPRTVKQGPVKLYERLLNLAASSLAEREFKQDSSKLWEEPYPQASSWKPCADKTCPHGKPRNITGYILISANGGLNQQRVAVCNAVAVASLLNATLVIPKFLYSNVWKDPSQFGDIYQEDYFMDMLKDEVNIIKELPPNLKLLDVEAAGSLITDADVSKEATPDEYIKKILPLLLRNRVVHFLGYGNRLGFDPLPYELQRLRCKCNFHALKFVPKIQQIGSLLVRRIRRYDFARSTLDKQLLGNLIPHVPLRHHHTSEGPSKYLALHLRFEIDMVAYSMCEFGGGETERRELRTYREVHFPLLLERLKKSKPLSPEELRKTGKCPLTPEEAALVLAGLGFRHGTYIYLAGSDIYGGQSRMQALTTLFPNLVTKEDLLTPSELAPFRNFSSQLAALDFIACGTSDVFAMTDSGSQLSSLVSGFRTYYGGGHAPTLRPSKKRLSAILSRNKTIGWHNFEGKIRKMIDEGQRMQVRGLGRSIYRHPRCKECMCRH
- the LOC129873435 gene encoding nucleobase-ascorbate transporter 2 produces the protein MAAPPKPEEISHPPMDQLQGLEYCIDSNPSWGEAIALGFQHYILALGTAVMIPSFLVPLMGGNDGDKVRVVQTLLFVEGINTLLQTLFGTRLPTVIGGSWAFAVPIISIIHDSSLTRITDPHERFLSTMRAIQGALIVASSVQIILGYSQLWAICSRFFSPVGMVPVIALAGFGLFDRGFPEAGQCVEIGVPMFILFVIFSQYLKNFQFRQWPVMERFALIITITVIWAYAHLLTASGAYRHRPEATQKHCRTDRANLISAAPWIKIPYPLQWGAPTFDAGHAFGMMAAVLVSLIESTGAYKAASRLASATPPPAHVLSRGIGWQGIGILFSGLFGTATGSTVSIENVGLLGSTRVGSRRVIQISAGFMIFFSMLGKFGALFASIPFPIFAAVYCVLFGLVASVGLSFLQFTNMNSMRNLFIAGVSLFLGLSIPEYFREYTTAAFHGPSHTKAGWFNDFLNTIFLSSPTVAMMVAVFLDNTLDYKDSAKDRGMPWWVKFRTFKGDSRNEEFYTLPFNLNRFFPPS
- the LOC129873434 gene encoding O-fucosyltransferase 8 isoform X1, which gives rise to MGKQGSPKGRRVENYDLDISFGIKEHEFRSLDMQHGGDPPTGRRLSGGDYNWAKVVLAKGMKNNSAKFTPCKGVYVGKRQMWWLHRHIRSIVFTLLLMGFLYLLDSLLFSIFDPAMLQNNFSLQGLSKTEVEMVPRTVKQGPVKLYERLLNLAASSLAEREFKQDSSKLWEEPYPQASSWKPCADKTCPHVVRAGKPRNITGYILISANGGLNQQRVAVCNAVAVASLLNATLVIPKFLYSNVWKDPSQFGDIYQEDYFMDMLKDEVNIIKELPPNLKLLDVEAAGSLITDADVSKEATPDEYIKKILPLLLRNRVVHFLGYGNRLGFDPLPYELQRLRCKCNFHALKFVPKIQQIGSLLVRRIRRYDFARSTLDKQLLGNLIPHVPLRHHHTSEGPSKYLALHLRFEIDMVAYSMCEFGGGETERRELRTYREVHFPLLLERLKKSKPLSPEELRKTGKCPLTPEEAALVLAGLGFRHGTYIYLAGSDIYGGQSRMQALTTLFPNLVTKEDLLTPSELAPFRNFSSQLAALDFIACGTSDVFAMTDSGSQLSSLVSGFRTYYGGGHAPTLRPSKKRLSAILSRNKTIGWHNFEGKIRKMIDEGQRMQVRGLGRSIYRHPRCKECMCRH